One genomic region from Phocoena sinus isolate mPhoSin1 chromosome 3, mPhoSin1.pri, whole genome shotgun sequence encodes:
- the ELL2 gene encoding RNA polymerase II elongation factor ELL2 isoform X4, with the protein MKRRNLKIFNSGASQLNCLGFIQDKITVCATNDSYQMTRERMTQAEEESRNRSTKVIKPGGPYVGKRVQIRKAPQAVSDAVPERKRSTPMNPANTIRKTHSSSSVSQRPYRDRVIHLLALKAYKKPELLARLQKDGVNQKDKNSLGAILQQVANLNPKDLSYTLKDYVFKELQRDWPGYNEIDRRSLESVLSRKLNPSQNAASTSRSESPVCSSRDAASSPQKRLLDSDFIDPLMNKKARISHLTNRVPPTLNGHLNPTSEKSAAGPPLPPAAAAIPTPPPLPSTHLPVSNPPQTVNSHSNSPSTPEGRGTQDLPVDSFSQNGSIYEDQQDKYTSRTSLETLPPGSVLLKCPKLMEENHSSHKKSKKKSKRHKEKDQIKKHDIEMIEEKEEDLKREEEIAKLNNSSLDSSEGVKEDCTASTEASSTIELPDYLIKYIAIVSYEQRQNYKDDFNAEYDEYRALHARMEMVARRFIKLDAQRKRLSPGSKEYQSVHEEVLQEYQKIKQSSPNYHEEKYRCEYLHNKLAHIKRLIGEFDQQQAESWH; encoded by the exons atgaagaggagaaacttaaaaatttttaa CTCTGGAGCATCCCAGCTCAATTGCCTGGGATTTATACAAGATAAAATTACAGTGTGTGCAACAAATGACTCGTATCAGATGACACGAGAAAGAATGACCCAGGCAGAGGAGGAATCCCGCAACCGAAGCACAAAAGTTATCAAACCTGGTGGACCATATGTAG GGAAAAGAGTGCAAATTCGGAAAGCACCTCAAGCTGTTTCAGATGCAGTGCCTGAGAGGAAAAGATCAACCCCCATGAACCCTGCAAATACCATTCGAAAGACACATAGCAGCAGCAGTGTTTCTCAGCGGCCATATCGGGACAGGGTGATTCACTTACTGGCACTGAAGGCCTATAAGAAACCTGAGCTGCTAGCTCGACTGCAGAAAGACGGTGTCAATCAGAAAGACAAGAACTCCCTCGGAGCAATTCTGCAACAG GTAGCCAATCTGAATCCTAAGGACCTCTCATACACCTTAAaggattatgtttttaaagagctCCAAAGAGATTGGCCTGGATATAATGAAATAGACAGACGGTCATTAGAGTCAGTGCTCTCGAG AAAACTAAATCCATCTCAGAATGCTGCCAGCACCAGCCGTTCAGAATCTCCTGTATGTTCTAGTAGAGACGCTGCATCTTCTCCTCAG aaacGGCTTTTAGATTCAGATTTCATTGATCctttaatgaataaaaaagcTCGAATATCTCACCTGACAAATAGAGTGCCGCCAACATTAAATGGTCATTTGAATCCCACCAGTGAAAAATCTGCTGCAGGCCCCCCGCTGCCCCCTGCAGCCGCTGCCATCCCCACGCCTCCACCGCTGCCTTCAACCCACCTGCCTGTCTCCAATCCTCCTCAGACTGTAAATTCTCACTCCAATTCCCCTAGCACTCCAGAAGGCCGGGGGACTCAAGACCTACCTGTTGACAGTTTTAGTCAAAACGGTAGTATCTATGAGGACCAGCAAGACAAATATACCTCTAGGACTTCTCTGGAAACCTTACCACCTGGTTCAGTTCTACTAAAATGTCCAAAGCTTATGGAAGAAAACCATTCGTCTCACAAAAAGTCCAAGAAGAAGTCTAAAAGACACAAGGAAAAGGACCAAATAAAAAAGCACGACATTGAGATGAtcgaggaaaaggaagaggaccttaaaagagaagaggaaattgCCAAGCTGAACAACTCCAGTCTGGATTCCAGTGAAG gaGTTAAAGAGGATTGCACTGCCTCCACGGAAGCTTCTTCAACAATTGAACTCCCAGATTATTTGAT aaaatatattgctATTGTCTCCTATGAGCAACGCCAGAATTACAAGGATGACTTCAATGCTGAGTATGATGAGTATAGGGCCTTGCATGCCCGGATGGAGATGGTGGCTAGAAGATTTATCAAACTGGATGCACAACGAAAGCGCCTTTCTCCAGGCTCAAAAGAGTATCAG AGTGTTCATGAAGAAGTCTTACAAGAATATCAGAAGATAAAACAG TCTAGTCCCAATTACcatgaagaaaaatacagatgCGAGTATCTTCATAACAAGCTGGCTCACATCAAAAGACTAATAGGTGAATTTGACCAACAGCAAGCAGAGTCATGGCACTAG
- the ELL2 gene encoding RNA polymerase II elongation factor ELL2 isoform X5 — translation MIPPTKCIPLTSICQMWVKTTLKAALTASSKPSPGKRVQIRKAPQAVSDAVPERKRSTPMNPANTIRKTHSSSSVSQRPYRDRVIHLLALKAYKKPELLARLQKDGVNQKDKNSLGAILQQVANLNPKDLSYTLKDYVFKELQRDWPGYNEIDRRSLESVLSRKLNPSQNAASTSRSESPVCSSRDAASSPQKRLLDSDFIDPLMNKKARISHLTNRVPPTLNGHLNPTSEKSAAGPPLPPAAAAIPTPPPLPSTHLPVSNPPQTVNSHSNSPSTPEGRGTQDLPVDSFSQNGSIYEDQQDKYTSRTSLETLPPGSVLLKCPKLMEENHSSHKKSKKKSKRHKEKDQIKKHDIEMIEEKEEDLKREEEIAKLNNSSLDSSEGVKEDCTASTEASSTIELPDYLIKYIAIVSYEQRQNYKDDFNAEYDEYRALHARMEMVARRFIKLDAQRKRLSPGSKEYQSVHEEVLQEYQKIKQSSPNYHEEKYRCEYLHNKLAHIKRLIGEFDQQQAESWH, via the exons GGAAAAGAGTGCAAATTCGGAAAGCACCTCAAGCTGTTTCAGATGCAGTGCCTGAGAGGAAAAGATCAACCCCCATGAACCCTGCAAATACCATTCGAAAGACACATAGCAGCAGCAGTGTTTCTCAGCGGCCATATCGGGACAGGGTGATTCACTTACTGGCACTGAAGGCCTATAAGAAACCTGAGCTGCTAGCTCGACTGCAGAAAGACGGTGTCAATCAGAAAGACAAGAACTCCCTCGGAGCAATTCTGCAACAG GTAGCCAATCTGAATCCTAAGGACCTCTCATACACCTTAAaggattatgtttttaaagagctCCAAAGAGATTGGCCTGGATATAATGAAATAGACAGACGGTCATTAGAGTCAGTGCTCTCGAG AAAACTAAATCCATCTCAGAATGCTGCCAGCACCAGCCGTTCAGAATCTCCTGTATGTTCTAGTAGAGACGCTGCATCTTCTCCTCAG aaacGGCTTTTAGATTCAGATTTCATTGATCctttaatgaataaaaaagcTCGAATATCTCACCTGACAAATAGAGTGCCGCCAACATTAAATGGTCATTTGAATCCCACCAGTGAAAAATCTGCTGCAGGCCCCCCGCTGCCCCCTGCAGCCGCTGCCATCCCCACGCCTCCACCGCTGCCTTCAACCCACCTGCCTGTCTCCAATCCTCCTCAGACTGTAAATTCTCACTCCAATTCCCCTAGCACTCCAGAAGGCCGGGGGACTCAAGACCTACCTGTTGACAGTTTTAGTCAAAACGGTAGTATCTATGAGGACCAGCAAGACAAATATACCTCTAGGACTTCTCTGGAAACCTTACCACCTGGTTCAGTTCTACTAAAATGTCCAAAGCTTATGGAAGAAAACCATTCGTCTCACAAAAAGTCCAAGAAGAAGTCTAAAAGACACAAGGAAAAGGACCAAATAAAAAAGCACGACATTGAGATGAtcgaggaaaaggaagaggaccttaaaagagaagaggaaattgCCAAGCTGAACAACTCCAGTCTGGATTCCAGTGAAG gaGTTAAAGAGGATTGCACTGCCTCCACGGAAGCTTCTTCAACAATTGAACTCCCAGATTATTTGAT aaaatatattgctATTGTCTCCTATGAGCAACGCCAGAATTACAAGGATGACTTCAATGCTGAGTATGATGAGTATAGGGCCTTGCATGCCCGGATGGAGATGGTGGCTAGAAGATTTATCAAACTGGATGCACAACGAAAGCGCCTTTCTCCAGGCTCAAAAGAGTATCAG AGTGTTCATGAAGAAGTCTTACAAGAATATCAGAAGATAAAACAG TCTAGTCCCAATTACcatgaagaaaaatacagatgCGAGTATCTTCATAACAAGCTGGCTCACATCAAAAGACTAATAGGTGAATTTGACCAACAGCAAGCAGAGTCATGGCACTAG